In Oscillospiraceae bacterium, the genomic window CTATCTGCCGGAATACTGCCTGAACACCCACGACCCCAGCTTTGGCCGGGAGATGGACCTGCCGCTGATCATGGCGGCCCTGATGAACCGCTGGGGCGAGGATATCCTGCCCGAAGAGGTGGCCTATATCATGGAAGATATGGCCACCAGCAGCACCGCCAACGCGGCCTTTGCGGCCGCAGCCGCAGGCTGCTGCGGCTACCCCTGCTGGCAGGCCTGGATGGACCTTGCCGACCTGCGTGCCCAGATCCACGACGGCTGCTCGGTGGCCGTGCAGGTGGAGCGCCGCATCCGCGGCCAGCGCGACCCGGCCCGGGTGTGGATGGGGCTGCGGGGCTTTGGCCATGACGATGCCGTGATGGCGGACTACGTTCTGCTCAACGACCCCACCGCCGACACCGACGGTGCCGTGAACTGTACCATGGCACTGGTGGATTTTATGCGCTACTTTACCGGCCGCGCCATTGCGCTGCGGGCAAAACCCCGCGACCTGGCGGCCAACCGGCCGCTCCGCCTCCGGTGTGAGCTGGAGCCGGGGCAGCAGCCGGGTACCTATTATTTTTCCCAGCACGGGCAGCGGGATGCGCTGCCGGACAACTTTGCCGGATGGATCGCGTGTGCTGCCCACGACGGGGTGGCGCACGCCACCACAGCACACCGCAGCTTTGTGCGCATGGAGCGCACCGAGGACGGCGGGGTGCGTTTTCTGCCGGAAGTGCTTGCCGCAGGCGGGCGCTTCAGCGTGTATGCCGTGGACCAGACCGGCAGGATGCGGGTAGCGGAGGTACGGCTGCCAAAGCCGCGCCCCGCACCGGAACAACCAGTCACCCAAGCGCAGGACAAGCCGGACACCGATCCGGCTGCACCCGGAGCTTTCGGGCAATAAATCGACATGGGAGGAACACATTATGGCAAAGACGATCATTACTTTGGGACGTGAGTACTGCACGGGCGGCCGTTACATCGCTGAGGATGTGGCCAATGCACTGGGCATCAAGCTTTACGACAAGGAACTGATCACCATGGCAGCAAAGCATTCCGGCTTGTCGGAAGAAGCCGTTGCCGCCAGCGAAAAACGGCACACGCACAGCCTGCTGTACAGCCTGTACACCATGGGCAACGAGCTGCCGCTGGGCGATCAGGTGTTCATTCTGCAGAGCCGCATCATCAAGCAGCTGGCCGAGGAAGGCCCCTGCGTGATCCTGGGCCGCTGTGGTGACTATGTGCTGCGGGAACGCCCGGACGTGCTGCGCGTGTTCGTGTACGCCCCCAAGGAGTGGCGGCTGGAATACGCCAAGACCAACCCCCTGGTCAAGGCCAAGGACGCCAAGGGCATCAAGGAGGAAGTGGAAAAGACCGACCGCAACCGCTCGGCCTACTACAACTACTACACCCAGAACCGCTGGGGCGATGCCCACAACTATGATCTGGCCATCAACGCCGCTCTGGGCCGCGAGACCTGCGTCAAGATGATCCTGGACGCAGCCGCCGCCAAGGAAAAGACCCTGGGCTGAGTTCCCGGCCGGGGCAAAAATAAAACAACGATGAATCGTGGGTAGGGCGCGTGAGCGTTCTGCCCACGTTTCGGGCAACGGCGACGACCGCGGCCTGCGGCCGATGCAGGGAGGAGCTGTTGGGGCAGCGGCCGGCAAGACACGAGTACCGCCCAAGGTGCGAAGTGGATGCCGGGAGCCGCAACCCGGGTGTTCCTTCCGTCTCGTTGCCTCGCTTCCGCAGAATGATGCGGCAGCGATTTAAAAAAATCTACTGGTAAAAGGAGCAATCGTGGAAACAAAGCAACCCCAGACCCCTCCCGCCGAAGCGCGGGAAAACATCATGGGCACCATGGAGATCAACCCCCTGCTGATAAAGCTCAGTGTGCCCATGATGATCTCCATGCTGGTGCAGGCGCTGTACAACGTGGTGGACTCGGTGTTCGTGTCCCATGTCAGCGAGAACGCTCTCACCGCCGTATCGCTGGCGTTCTCGCTGCAGAACGTGATGATCGCGGTGGGCGTGGGCACCGGTGTGGGCGTGAACGCCATGCTGAGCAAGAGCCTTGGCGAAAAGAACCAGCGCCGGGCCAATGCCACCGCCGAAAACGGCATCTTCCTGTCGCTGTGCAGCTTCGTGGTGTTCCTGGTCATCGGTCTGACCTGCATGAAGCCCTACTTCTATGCGCAGACCGGGGACGAGGCCATCGCCCGGCAGGGCATCCAGTACCTGTCGGTGTGCTGCATCTTCAGCCTGGGCCTGTTCACTCAGACCATGGGCGAAAAGCTGCTGGCCGCCACCGGCCGCACCTACCTGAGCATGATCAGCCAGCTGACGGGTGCCGTGGTGAACATCATCCTGGACCCCATCTTCATCTTCGGCTATTGCGGCGAGGCCTTCAGCGGCACCACCGGTGCCGCCGTGGCCACCGTCATCGGCCAGTTCTGCGGAGCGGGCATGACCCTGTTCTTCAACCTGAACAAGAACCCGGACATTCAGATCGGATTCAAGGGCTTCCGGCCCAGTGCAAAGGCCATCGGCCGCATCTACGCGGTGGGCCTGCCCAGCATCGCCATGCAGTGCGTGGGCAGCGTGATGACCTTTGGCATGAACCTGATCCTGATGACCTTCTCGGCCACGGCGGTGGCGGTGTTCGGCGTGTACTTCAAGCTGCAGAGCTTCGTGTTCATGCCGGTGTTCGGCCTGAACAACGGCATGGTGCCCATCATCAGCTACAACTACGGTGCCCGCCGCCCCGACCGCGTCAAAAAGACCATCAAGCTGGCCGTGTGCTACGCCGAGGGCATCATGCTGATCGGTTTCTGCATCTTCCAGTTCTTCCCGGACAAGGTGCTGGGCATCTTTGCGGCCAGTGATGCCATGCTGGCCATCGGCATCCCGGCGCTGCGCATCATCTGCCCGCACTTTTTGCTGGCAGGCATCGGCATCGTGATGGGGTCGGTGTTCCAGGCACTGGGCAACGGCGTGTTCAGCCTGATCGTCTCCATGTGCCGCCAGCTGGTGGTGCTGCTGCCTGCCGCCTGGCTCCTGGCCCGGACCGGCAGCGTGAACAACGTGTGGTGGGCCTTCCTGATCGCGGAAGTGGTCAGCCTGCTGCTGAGCCTTGCATTTTTTGCCCGCATCAACAAGACCGTCATTGCACCTCTGTACGGCCCCGAAGAACCGTGACCCCGGTGCAAAGCCTGTAACCGAAAGGAACGTGATCTCTATGGTAAAAAAGCTGAAATGGAACCTGGTGCTCATGAGCGTGCTGTACCTGGGGCTGGGCATCTTTCTGGTCATGAAGCCCGGCACGGCCCTCAACATCGTATGCTATGCACTGGGCGGCGTGGTGCTGGCCTGCGCGGCCGTGCAGCTCATCCGCTACTTTGTGGTGGAGCGCGGCGTGTTCCAGAGCCAGCTCACCCTGATCTCCGGCCTGGTATGCCTGGCCCTGGGAGCTTTTTTGCTGCTGCGCAGCGATATCGTGGTAAGCATTTTGCCCATCGTGTTCGGCCTGTTCGTCATCTTTGACGCCATTGCCCGGGTACAGAACGCCTTGGACCTGCGCCGCTGCGGCTACGACAGCTGGAAGGGCTTCCTGCTGCTGCCGGTGCTCAGCGTGGTGCTGGGCGTGGTGCTGATCGTGAACCCCTTCGGTGCCATGGAGACGCTGGTCATGGCCATTGGCGTCATCCTGATCGTAGAGGGGGCCATCAACCTGCTCAGTGCCCTGTATACGGTGCTGGCCCTGCGCCGCTTTGCCAAGCTCCACCCGGAGACCCAGTCCATGCTGGAGGATCTGACCGGGGAGGACCTGAACGGCGACGGCGTGGTGGCCCCCGACGTGACCCGCACCGATGCAGAGGCCACCGCCGTGGAGCTGGACCATGTGGACGAAAGTGCCACGGTGGACCAGGAGGACCGGGAGTAAGGATGACGGCCTCGCCCTCTCCGTCACGGCTTACGCCGTGCCACCTCTCCCAAGGGGAGAGGCCTTGGCAAAGAGATGAAGTTTGCGTGGACTGCCAAGGGCTCCCACTTTGAGGAAAGACTTCCCCCGCGCCGGGGGAAGATGGCGCATAAGCGACAAAAGGGGGAATCTGGCAACGCCGTCAGGCGTTGACTGAGAGGGTGAGCACGCTGAACGGAAGCTATCATAAGCAAATATACAACAAGAAAAGGAACACATTATGGAAAAGTACGACCTGATCATTGTGGGTGCGGGCCCTGCCGGCATCTTTACCGCTGTGGAGCTGCTGCGCCACGGCAGCAAAAAGAAGATGCTGCTGGTGGAAAAAGGCAAGCCCGTGGAAAAGCGCCACTGCCCCAAGGCGGAGGTTGGCCACTGCGTCAACTGCCGCCCCACCTGCGCCATCACCACCGGCTTTTCCGGTGCGGGCGCGTTCTCGGACGGCAAGCTGAGCCTTTCCTATGAGGTGGGCGGCGACCTGCCCACCCTCATCGGGGAGGAGTTTGCCCAGGAGCTGATCGACTACACCGATAAGATCTATCTGGAGTTCGGCGCAGACCCCCATGTGGAGGGCATCTACACCGGCGAGGATATCAAGGAGATCCGCAAAAATGCCATCCATGCCGGCCTGAAGCTGGTGGACTGCCCCATCCGTCATCTGGGCACCGAGAAGGCACAGGAGCTGTATCTGGCCATCCAGAATTATCTGGCCGACAACGGTGTGGAAATGCGCTTCAACACCGAGTGTGAGAACATCATTCTGGAAGAGGATGGCTGCAAGGGTGTGCTGCTGAAGGATGGCGATGACCTGCTGCCCGTGTATGCGGACGAGGTGGTCATCGGCACCGGTCGGCGCGGCGCAGACTGGCTGGAAAAGCTCTGCGCCGAGCACCACATTGCCCACAAGCCCGGCACCGTGGACATCGGTGTGCGCGTGGAGTGCCGCAACGAGGTCATGGAAAAGGTGAACAAGGTGCTGTATGAGTCCAAGCTCATCGGCTACCCCAAGCCCTGGAAGAACAAGGTGCGCACCTTCTGCCAGAACCCCGGCGGCTTTGTGGCACAGGAAAACTACGACAATGACCTGGCCGTGGTCAACGGCCACAGCTTCAAGGAAAAGAAGAGCCCGAACACCAACCTTGCCATTCTGGTGTCTCACAACTTCACCGAACCCTTCAACCAGCCCATCGCCTATGCTCAGAAGGTGGGCGAGCTGACCAACATGCTGGGTGCAGGCCACATCATGGTGCAGCGCTACGGCGACATTCTGGACGGCAAGCGCACCTGGCAGAAGGAGCTGGCCCAGTCCAACGTCAAGCCCACCTTGAAGGATGCTGTGGCCGGTGACATCACCGCCGCCATGCCCTACCGTGCCATGACCAACATCATCGAGTTCATCAAGATGCTGGATATGGTGGTGCCCGGCTTTGCCGCCAACGAGACCCTGCTGTACAGCCCGGAGCTGAAGTTCTACTCCAACAAGGTCAAGATGGACGAGAACCTCGACACCAACATCAAGGGCCTGCACTGCCTGGGCGACTCCTCCGGCTGGACCCGCGGCCTGATGATGGCGTCCGTCATGGGCGTGCTCATGGGCCGGAAGCTGGCTGAAAAAGAAGGCTGCTGAGCGGTATTCCGGAACATATAACAGAAAGCTCCCCGCCGGGTTCCCGGCGGGGAGCTTTCTTGTTCCTTCGGAACAGGAGGAATATGGTGAATGAAGTGGGGGATTTTGAGCTTACAGTGCTTTCAGTTCGGCGGCGATGGTCAGGCACAGCTCTTCGGACTGGACGATGGTGCCCAGCATATCCAAAAAGCCGTGGTCACAGCCGCAGTACCGGATGGAGCGTACCGGTACACCAAGGCTTGCCAGCCGCTTGGCGGCGTAGTCGCTGCCGACACGCAGGTAGTCGTACTCAGCGGCCACGATGACCGTTTCCGGGAACTTCTTCAGCTGCTCATCGGTGGCAAAGACAGCCGACACCAGCGGGTCGTGTGAAGTGGTATGGCCCTGCAGATACAGGCTGTTGCTGCTGTCAGGATCCTTATCCACGCTGCTCTTGATGCGGTCGATGCGGCTGTAGGCCAGTTTCTTGTCCTCGTCAGCCACCTCGTAAGCATCGTAACTCCAGGTGTAGGCGGTCTGCTCATGGTAATCGGAACCGTCCCACGAAGGATAGATGCCCATGATCTTGCGGATGATGCCCTTTTCGTCCTGCAGCACGCAGGCGTTAGTCAGGCTGCCGCCGGCGCTGTCACCGGCGACCATCAGCTTGGCAGGGTCGGCACCCAGTTCAGCGGCGTGTGCGTGCACCCACTGTACGGCGCCCCATGCATCTTCCACCGGAGCGGGGAAGGGGTTCTCGGGGGCCAGACGGTACTCCGGGAACACCACCACGGCACCGGATTGCTCGGCAATGTACTGCATCTGTTTGCCGAACAGGTGAATGTCACCGGCCGTGAATCCACCGCCGTGCAGGTACACCAGCACCGGTGCGTTGGGCTGGATGTTGGCAATACGGTAGATGTAGATATCAATCTTGTGCCCGCCGATGGGGATCAGCTGTTCGGTGCAGTCCACAGGCGTTTCGATCAGGTCATAGGTCACCTTGTCCGGGCGGTAGCGCTCGCTGGAAAGGGTCCAGCCTGCCTTGGCGCGGTTGGCAAACATGGTGCGCTTTTTGATGATGATCTCCCGCAGGCGGGGATCCAGATGGGCAGGCTCCGCATCCGGCACCGGTTTGAACAGTACGGGGATCCCGTCCACCTCTTTGGTGAACTGGTTCTCATGGATCTTGGCGACAAGGGCCTTATCGTATAAACGCATGAAGCATCGTCCTTTCTGAAAAGCGGGAAGCAGTAAACTTATTCCGCGGCATCCTGTGCGGCAACGGCAGTTTCCTCGTAGCAGGAATCATCGAAGCCGATCAGGTTGACGGTGATGAAGCTCATGATGAGCATAAAGCCGACCAGCAGCAGAGCATTGCGGAAGTTTGCATAGTCCAGGTTGGGTCCGAGGTACAGCAGGATGTTGGTCAGGGAGTAGCCGCCGAAGGCGTAGCACTTCAGGTGCAGCAGACCGGCCAGCACAGCGGTGGACAGAGCGGTGATCAGGTATGCGTAGTAGGGGCGGACCATCTTGTAGCAGATGCCGTAGGTGGTAGGCTCGGAGATACCGCCCAGCAGAGCGGACAGGCAGCAGGAGAATGCGGTCTGGCGCAGCAGGGACTTCTTGGTGCGCAGCATCACAGCCAGAGCAACGAAGCCCGGGGTGATGGTGCAGCAGAAGAACCAGATGTTGATCAGGTCATCGTAACCAACAGCGGCGAGGCTGGCGGTCGCAATGGGGATCAGGGCCAGATGGAAGCCCGGAGCGATCAGGCCGATGGTGGTGCTCAGCAGCACGATGACCGGCACGCCAGCCCACGGAGCCACGGAGCGGACAGCCTCAACAAAGGCGTAGATGTAGTTGGTCAGCAGGCCGCCCAGAGGGCCGGTGACGGTCAGGGTGATGACCGACATGAGCAGCAGCAGAGTAAAGGGCTTGACGAAGTGCCGTGCAGCTTCCGGGATGACCTTCTTGAGCCATTTATCCAGCAGGGACATGACGAACACGGAGAGGATGATTTGGATCACGGCGCCATTATAAGTGGTATGCAGGACCGGCAGGCCGAAGTAGTGGGTGAAGGAGCCGTCCGCACCAGCCACCCAGTCCGGGTACAGCAGGAAGCAGGCCAGAACCATGGCCAGAACCGGCTCGGTGCCGAACTTCTTGGCAGAGGTGTAAGCCACTAGGACCGGCATGAAGTAGAACACGGTCTGCGACAGATTATACAGGATGGAGTAGGTGGAGCTGGTGGAAGCATCCACGTGCAACACCAGCGTCATGATGGTCAGCACGGTGGCCAGCAGGCCGGATGCGATCAGTGCGGGAATGACCGGGCTCAGGCAGCCAGCCATCAGCAGCAGGAAGCTGGAGAAGATCTCGGAGGGGCGCTTTTTCCAGAAGGGAACGTCATCTGCCACAGCGCCGCCGCCGTTGCCGGTGATCTTTTCCACTTCCAGATACAGGTCCTCAATGATGGCGCCCACAATGATCTGAAGTTCTGCCTTGGAAGAATCGATGCCGATGACACCGTGCAGTCTCTTCAGCCCATCCTTGTCCACCTTTTCCATGTCCACCGGGTTCACGCGCAGGCGTGTGGCGCAGTGGTTGATGCGGGCTACGTTCTCTTTGCCGCCCAGACATTTGACGATCTGTTCGGCAAGGGCCGGCATCTCAGCCTTGGTGATCTTTGCCATAAAATTTATCCTCCTTTTTGGGGTACATTCTTGCCGCTCATGCGGTGCGGCAGGTCTCATTGACTGCATTATAACATGATGATTTTGTTTCGTAAAGATAATTTTGCAAGAAAGTTCCTTTCGCCGTAACGAAAATTTTACAGAATGTTTGTTCAATGTGTACGAATAAATGGAAATGATGCTGAACAAATTGCTTTTTGACATAAAAACTGCTACACTGGTTCCGAACAAAACGCAGGCATCGGGCCTGAAAGGACAGGAGGATGATTATGGGCGAAACGCCGGGCAGTGTGGTCACGCTGCTTTGCTCCGGGATGCACTTTTTCAATGCGGAAAAGCGGATCGCGGATTGTGTGCTGGAAGATACGGCCGGTGTGGCGGCAATGACATCGGCCGAACTGGCACGTTGCAGCTCCACCTCGGAAGCCACTGTGACCCGTTTTTGCAAAAAACTGGGGTTTGAGAATTATCGTGCTTTCCAGTTGGCGCTGGCGCGGGACGTGATGGAACGCCAGCCGCTGGAGATCTCCAACGAAGTGCAGCTGGACAATATCCCGCAGTCGCTGCAGAATATCCTTTCCAATAAGATCGATGAGATGAGCGCCACCATCAACGGCATCAACCCGGAAAATCTGCAGCGTGTGCTGGAACTGCTGCAGAATGCGCAGCTGGTGCAGATCGCCGCGGTGGGCAACACCATCCCGGTGGCGATGGATGCGGCCTTCAAGTTCAACCAGCTGGGGATGCGGTGCATCACCAGTGAGATCTCGGAGAAGAACTCGGCGTTCGCGCTCACCCTTACACCGCAGGACGTGCTGTTGCTGATCTCCAACTCCGGCAAATCCCGGCGGCTGAACCAGATGGCCCAGACAGCGCGGGACAACGGTGTGCCAGTGGTGCTGATCACCTGCGACCGCAGCTCGCCGCTGGCGCAGCTGGCCGATCATCTGCTGATCTCCACCAACCGCGAGCAACTCATCACCACGACGGATTTTGCGCTCTCCCGCATTTCTGCCATTGTGATCATTGAGGTGCTGTACAATTTCCTGCTGGTGGGGCGGCCCGGCGCCAAGGGCTTCGTGAGCCGTCATGAGGGACTGATGGCCCACGATAAGGACGTGCGCTGACACAGAACAAAAAAAGATCCCGGCACCGTAACAGTGCCGGGATCTTTCTGTTTATAAGGCTCAGCCCTCGATGAGCTCCACGGTCTTCATCTTGACCGGGGTGGTGGGCTTGTCGTTCCAGTCGGTGCGCACAGCGGCGATCTTGTCCACGACATCCATGCCGGCCACGACCTTGCCAAAGGCGGCATACTGGCCGTCCAGGTGGGGTGCGTCCTTGTGCATGATGAAGAACTGGCTGCCTGCGCTGTTGGGGTTCATGCTGCGGGCCATGCTGATGACACCACGGGTGTGCTTGAGCGGGTTGTTCACGCCGTTAGCAGCAAACTCACCCTTGATGTTCCAGCCCGGGCCGCCGGTGCCGGTGCCCAGCGGGCAGCCGCCCTGGATCATAAAGCCGGGGATCACGCGGTGGAAGGTCAGGCCGTTGTAAAAGCCCTCACTGACCAGCTTTTTGAAATTCTCACAGGTGATGGGGGCAACTTCCTCGTTCAGCTCGATGTCGATGATGCCGCCGTCTTCCATAGTAATGCGAACCATAACGCTACAATACTCCTTTTGTGTTGACCCCGCAGCGGGGGTGTGTGCGGCAGAGATGTCTGCCGGATATCCCTTATAGTATACCATAGCTTTTGCCTGTTGCAACGGCGCAGATGCAACGTTTTTGTGAATTATCTGTCAGATGAGGGGAAAAATGTGCGCAGCAACCGGGCTTTTGTGCTAAAATCGTGCCACAGAAAAATAATTACAGCTCCCCCCGCAGCTCCACCATATCGGCCCAGAACCGTTTGGGACAGTGGGTCATGCGGCCTTTTTCGTTGTGGCGCGCTTTGATTTCCAGCGTTTTGTAGAACTGCGTCCACAGCGCCTGAAACTGCTGCTCCCGCGCGCTGGGCGGCGGCAGCTCCAAAGGCGCTGCCAGTTCCAGCAGCCGGGTGCCGTGCTTTTCGTGCAGCAGCACCGCCTGATGGACGGCATCGTAGATCATAAAGTCCTCCTCCGGAAAGCGTCCGCAAAAGTGCGGGCGCAGCAGGGGGAGGATATAATTTTTGGGGTGGATGACCGCGCCCAGCATCCCGTCGTGCTCCTCGAACCGCACAAAGCCCTGGAACTTGTCTACCTCCCAGTCCAGACTTTTTTTCATGGCGTAGAGGGGCGCGACCACCGGGTGCCCCTCCCGCTTGACCGTGCCCGGACCCAGCGCAAAGGCCAGATGCAGAAAGCGGAGCAGCAGCAGCTCCTTGTCCTCCTGCCCGGAGAGAAAATCCCGGCTGACGAGGTACTCGGTCTCTGCGCCCAGCTTTTTGCCAAAGCTGGCAAATACCCGGCGGGCAATGGCGGGGTCGGTGGAGATCTCCTTGACCGGGTAGAGGGTGGCCGTTTCCCGCTGGGGCGTCCACACCGCAAAGGGAAGCTCGTGCTGGGCAAAGCTCTCGTACACGCAGCACAGAAAGCCCTCAAAGCTGCCGTCATACAGGTAGACCACGTCGGCATCGTGCAGCTTGCGCGCCCCCTTGGGGCTTACAGCGCTTTGGCAAGACATTGCACCGCCTCCTCCCGTACCATGCGGACAGCCGCCCGGGGCGGCACGCCCTGCCCGATGAGGTTGTCCACGGCAGGCGGGCTGAACAGGCTCAGCTGCTCGCAGCTGCCGCTGAACACGTTGGGGTCGATGAGCGCCCGGGTGATGCGCTCCCGCCCGGCGCTGCCGCGCCCCGGGTGTGCCCCGGCAAAGCCCCGGCAGGTGATGAAATACTGCGCCCGCTTGAGCACCACCCCCATGCGCTTGAGCTCGTCCAGCCCCAGCGCCGCCTGCTTGCGAGCGCGCCAGATGCGCCGGGCGCTTTTGGGGCCGATGCCCGGTACCCGCAGCAGCATTTCAAAGGGCGCGCGGTTCACGTCCACCGGGAACAGCCCGTAGTGCTGCACCGCCCAGTTGCATTTGGGGTCCAGATAGGGGTTGAAGTTGGGGTTATCCTGATCTAAAATTTCGTCGGCCTCGAACTGGTAGAACCGCAGCAGCCAGTCTGCCTGATACAGCCGGTGTTCCCGCAGCAGGGGCGGTTTGGTGTCCAGCGCGGGCAGGCGGGTGTCCTCGGCCACCGGGATGTAAGCCGAGTAGAACACCCGCTTGAGGCTGTACTTCTGGTACATGCCCTCGGTGAGCTTTAAAATGTGGTAGTCCGTTTCCGGCGAGGCCCCCACGATCATCTGGGTGCTCTGCCCGGCGGGGGCAAACTTGGGCGCGTGACGGTACAGGGTGAGCTCTTCCCGGCTGGCGGCACCGGACACCGCGATTTGCTTCATGGGCCGGAAGATGGAGTGCCGCCCCTTGTCCGGGGCCAGCAGGTTCAGGCTGCGTTCGCTGGGCAATTCCACATTCACGCTCAGGCGGTCGGCCAGATACCCCAGCTGCTGCAGAAGATCCGGGCTGGTGCCGGGGATGGCCTTGGCGTGGATGTAGCCGCCAAAGCGGTATTCGCCCCGCAGCAGCCGCAGGACCGCCAGCATCCGCTCGGTGGTGTAGTCCGGGCTGCCCAGCACCGCGCTGGACAGGAACAAGCCCTCGATGTAGTTGCGGCGGTAGAACTCCATGGTCAGCTCGGCCAGCTCCCGGGGCGCAAAGGTGGCGCGGGGGATATCGTTGGACTTGCGGTTGACGCAGTAGCTGCAATCGAAGGAGCAGCAGTTGGTCATCAGCACCTTGAGCAGGCTCACACAGCGGCCATCGGCGGTAAAGGCGTGGCAGCACCCCGGTGCATAGCAGCTGCCCACGGTTCCGGCCCGCGCCGTGCGGGAAGCCCCGCTGGAGGTGCAGGCTACGTCGTATTTGGCGCTGTCGGCCAGAATGGTCAGCTTGTCCATGAGTGTCTGTTCCATAAAAATGCACCCCCCGAACGGAAAAAAGAGTATAAAAGAAAAAGCCATGCGCAAAACTGCAAATGGCTTTTGATTCAAAAAACAGAGGCATGCAGAAAACCTGTTTGCTCGATCTTTTCGTGAAAATGTGTTTGGAGTGGCCCGCAGGCCACGACAAACACGAAATAAAAAACAAATTTTCCGCTGAATATGGCCAGAGTGAAACGGAGGCCATTTTAAAATAGAAGATTTACCACTTGGCCTTGGTCTCCACCACGCGGCCGGCGATGTGCAGGTGGTTCAGGTCCTCGCCCTTGATCACCAGTTCGTTGTAGGCGGGGTTGAAGGGCTGCAGCACCACACAGTTGCCGCGCTGGATGTAGCGCTTCAGGGTGCCCTCGCCCTCGTCGCCGTAGATCAGCACGCCCAGATCGCCGTTTTCCAGCGTGTCCTGCTTGTGCACCAGGGCCAGGTCACCGTCCTGGATGCGGGGCTCCATGCTGTCACCGCGCACCACCAGATAGAAATAGTTGGAGGGATCCTTCACGCGGGCATACTCCTGCCCGTAGTCTTCCTCAAAGGCCAGAGCACCGTAACCGGCCTTCACGGTGCCGATCACCGGGATCAAGCTCTCGGAATAGCTGCCAAAGAAGCGCTCTTCCGGGGCGGACACGTTGCTCACCGGGCGGTACAGCCCCAGCAGATAGTCTGCCGTGGTGTTCAGCAGCTCCGCGATGCGGGCCACCGTGGAGGGGTCGGGGGAGGATTTGCCGCTTTCCCACTTGCCGACGGCCTGCTGGGTCACGCCGAGCTTTGCGGCGAGTTCTGCCTGGCTCACGCCCTGTTTTTTGCGGCACTGCTTCAATAGCTCTGAAAACGACATGGTAATTCTCCTTTACATCCAGAGGGGGATTCGTTTGATGGTTTTATTATACAACAAAAAGGTGTTTCT contains:
- a CDS encoding peptidylprolyl isomerase, encoding MVRITMEDGGIIDIELNEEVAPITCENFKKLVSEGFYNGLTFHRVIPGFMIQGGCPLGTGTGGPGWNIKGEFAANGVNNPLKHTRGVISMARSMNPNSAGSQFFIMHKDAPHLDGQYAAFGKVVAGMDVVDKIAAVRTDWNDKPTTPVKMKTVELIEG
- a CDS encoding putative DNA modification/repair radical SAM protein, yielding MEQTLMDKLTILADSAKYDVACTSSGASRTARAGTVGSCYAPGCCHAFTADGRCVSLLKVLMTNCCSFDCSYCVNRKSNDIPRATFAPRELAELTMEFYRRNYIEGLFLSSAVLGSPDYTTERMLAVLRLLRGEYRFGGYIHAKAIPGTSPDLLQQLGYLADRLSVNVELPSERSLNLLAPDKGRHSIFRPMKQIAVSGAASREELTLYRHAPKFAPAGQSTQMIVGASPETDYHILKLTEGMYQKYSLKRVFYSAYIPVAEDTRLPALDTKPPLLREHRLYQADWLLRFYQFEADEILDQDNPNFNPYLDPKCNWAVQHYGLFPVDVNRAPFEMLLRVPGIGPKSARRIWRARKQAALGLDELKRMGVVLKRAQYFITCRGFAGAHPGRGSAGRERITRALIDPNVFSGSCEQLSLFSPPAVDNLIGQGVPPRAAVRMVREEAVQCLAKAL
- a CDS encoding TIGR03915 family putative DNA repair protein; its protein translation is MSCQSAVSPKGARKLHDADVVYLYDGSFEGFLCCVYESFAQHELPFAVWTPQRETATLYPVKEISTDPAIARRVFASFGKKLGAETEYLVSRDFLSGQEDKELLLLRFLHLAFALGPGTVKREGHPVVAPLYAMKKSLDWEVDKFQGFVRFEEHDGMLGAVIHPKNYILPLLRPHFCGRFPEEDFMIYDAVHQAVLLHEKHGTRLLELAAPLELPPPSAREQQFQALWTQFYKTLEIKARHNEKGRMTHCPKRFWADMVELRGEL
- a CDS encoding XRE family transcriptional regulator; translated protein: MSFSELLKQCRKKQGVSQAELAAKLGVTQQAVGKWESGKSSPDPSTVARIAELLNTTADYLLGLYRPVSNVSAPEERFFGSYSESLIPVIGTVKAGYGALAFEEDYGQEYARVKDPSNYFYLVVRGDSMEPRIQDGDLALVHKQDTLENGDLGVLIYGDEGEGTLKRYIQRGNCVVLQPFNPAYNELVIKGEDLNHLHIAGRVVETKAKW